One genomic region from Planctomycetia bacterium encodes:
- the miaA gene encoding tRNA dimethylallyltransferase: MTLNPTRPAPADTIPPDVAADPLHGPPAGPSTIARAEGASAAPGPALGDDCWFLAGPTASGKSALGVKMARELGAEIVSVDSMAVYRGLDVGTAKPTPEQRRTVPHHLVDVVAPGESYSVARWLADAAAAVERIRSLGRRVLFVGGTPLYLRALRDGLAAVPGEDPEFRRAAAAEVAAHGPARLHARLAEVDPDAAARIHPRDTKRIIRALEVEQVTGIPLSRSLSPAPHPVFDRQLLVLDVPRSVLHDRIDRRVERMFTAGIVEETAAALAASGGIGPTAIQAAGYAEAIDFLAGRIGRAAAILRTQQRTRQLAKRQCTWLRSFRTAIWITA, translated from the coding sequence ATGACTCTGAATCCGACACGACCTGCACCTGCCGACACGATTCCCCCGGACGTGGCCGCAGATCCGCTGCATGGGCCGCCCGCCGGGCCCTCAACCATAGCACGGGCGGAGGGCGCGTCGGCGGCCCCGGGCCCCGCGCTCGGGGACGACTGCTGGTTTTTGGCGGGGCCGACGGCCTCCGGCAAGTCGGCCCTGGGGGTGAAAATGGCCCGGGAACTGGGAGCCGAGATCGTGAGCGTCGATTCGATGGCGGTCTACCGCGGGCTGGACGTGGGCACGGCGAAGCCGACCCCCGAGCAACGGCGGACCGTTCCCCATCACCTGGTGGACGTCGTCGCCCCTGGAGAATCATACAGCGTGGCCCGCTGGCTGGCCGACGCCGCCGCGGCGGTGGAGCGGATTCGGAGCCTGGGTCGGCGCGTGCTTTTCGTGGGGGGCACGCCTCTCTATCTCCGCGCCCTGCGCGACGGCCTCGCGGCGGTTCCCGGGGAAGATCCCGAGTTCCGGCGGGCCGCGGCCGCTGAGGTTGCGGCGCACGGTCCCGCCCGGCTCCACGCCCGGCTCGCCGAGGTCGATCCGGATGCGGCGGCCCGGATTCATCCTCGCGACACGAAGCGGATCATCCGGGCGCTCGAGGTCGAGCAGGTCACGGGCATCCCCTTGTCGCGGTCATTATCGCCCGCGCCGCACCCGGTGTTCGACCGCCAGTTGCTCGTGCTCGACGTTCCGCGGAGCGTGCTTCACGACCGCATCGACCGGCGTGTGGAGCGGATGTTTACCGCGGGCATCGTCGAGGAAACGGCGGCCGCACTCGCCGCTTCCGGCGGCATCGGCCCGACGGCGATCCAGGCGGCCGGCTATGCCGAGGCGATCGATTTCCTGGCGGGTCGGATCGGCCGTGCGGCCGCGATCCTGCGGACGCAGCAGCGGACCCGCCAGTTGGCGAAGCGCCAGTGCACCTGGCTCCGCAGTTTCCGGACCGCCATCTGGATCACCGCCTGA